A region from the Streptomyces lydicus genome encodes:
- a CDS encoding aminopeptidase P family protein gives MPSRAPQLHTGSHDLPVSDALAAFMAGRWAAAPPPDGPRVPGFDRFAGRRARLAARFPGERLTVPAGESKVRSHDCDHRFRPHSAYAWLTGLTGEDQPGHVLVLEPDGEAVLYLRPRPPRDGGGAFYRDRRHGEFWVGRRPDLAEAERLTGLRCAHLDDLAPHRPGRDAAHDAELASVLSELRLVKDDWEVSQLQEAVAHTTTGFEDVVRSLPTALRHPRGERWIEGVFQLRARAEGNGTGYETIAAAGAHACVLHWTRNDGPLDPGQLLLLDAGVETDTLYTADLTRTLPLSGRFSPVQRRVYELVLAAQEAGIAALRPGASFRDFHRACSGVLAEGLADWGVLRIPAREALAADSGLYRRYTLCSSGHMLGLDVHDCARARAEQYLDGVLTQGQVLTVEPGLYFQPDDETLPRELRGIGVRIEDDLVITSDGARLMSSALPRTADGVEEWMDGLLTGRD, from the coding sequence TTGCCCTCGCGTGCTCCCCAACTCCACACCGGCAGCCACGACTTGCCGGTGTCGGACGCCCTCGCCGCCTTCATGGCCGGCCGGTGGGCCGCCGCCCCGCCCCCCGACGGGCCCCGCGTCCCGGGCTTCGACCGGTTCGCCGGCCGCCGGGCCCGGCTCGCCGCACGCTTCCCCGGCGAGCGGCTGACCGTCCCCGCCGGGGAGTCGAAGGTCCGCTCCCACGACTGCGATCACCGCTTCCGCCCGCACAGCGCCTACGCCTGGCTGACCGGGCTGACGGGCGAGGACCAGCCGGGGCACGTCCTGGTACTGGAACCGGACGGCGAGGCGGTGCTGTACCTGCGGCCGCGGCCGCCGCGGGACGGCGGTGGCGCGTTCTACCGGGACCGCCGGCACGGCGAGTTCTGGGTGGGCCGCCGCCCCGATCTCGCCGAGGCCGAACGCCTCACCGGCCTGCGCTGTGCGCATCTGGACGACCTCGCACCTCACCGGCCCGGACGGGACGCCGCCCACGACGCCGAACTCGCCTCCGTGCTCAGCGAGTTGCGACTGGTGAAGGACGACTGGGAGGTGTCTCAGCTCCAGGAGGCCGTCGCGCACACCACCACCGGCTTCGAGGATGTCGTACGGTCCCTCCCCACCGCACTGCGCCACCCGCGCGGCGAACGCTGGATCGAGGGGGTCTTCCAGCTGCGCGCCCGCGCCGAGGGCAACGGCACCGGGTACGAGACGATCGCCGCCGCCGGCGCCCACGCCTGTGTGCTCCACTGGACCCGCAACGACGGTCCGCTCGACCCCGGCCAGTTGCTGCTGCTGGACGCGGGCGTGGAGACCGACACGCTGTACACCGCCGACCTCACCCGCACCCTGCCGCTCTCCGGGCGCTTCTCCCCCGTCCAGCGCCGGGTGTACGAGCTGGTGCTCGCCGCCCAGGAGGCGGGCATCGCCGCCCTCAGGCCGGGCGCGAGCTTCCGGGACTTCCACCGGGCCTGCAGCGGCGTCCTGGCCGAGGGGCTGGCCGACTGGGGCGTCCTGCGCATCCCGGCGCGTGAGGCGCTTGCCGCCGACAGCGGCCTGTACCGGCGCTACACGCTGTGCAGTTCGGGCCATATGCTCGGGCTCGATGTGCACGACTGCGCCCGGGCCCGTGCGGAGCAGTACCTGGACGGCGTCCTGACACAGGGGCAGGTCCTGACCGTGGAACCGGGGCTCTATTTCCAGCCCGACGACGAGACCCTGCCCCGCGAGCTGCGCGGTATCGGGGTCCGGATCGAGGACGATCTGGTGATCACCTCGGACGGTGCCCGGCTGATGTCGTCGGCGCTGCCGCGCACCGCCGACGGGGTGGAGGAGTGGATGGACGGGCTCCTCACCGGGCGGGACTGA
- a CDS encoding GntR family transcriptional regulator, translating to MGELKHRSLITAQERLRDQVAHQLRAALIAGELCPGSVYSAPGLAADFGVSATPVREAMLDLAREGLVEPVRNKGFRITEVSERDLDQYTEIRALIEVPVVGQVTRTADPAQLEALRPAALEIVAAARGHDLIGYLEADRRFHLELLGLSGNDRLVETVGDLRKRSRLYGLTRLDERNQLLPSAEEHVELLDVMLTGDAEAAEACMARHLGHVRSLWAQGREEPLVPRPQRAQAARRG from the coding sequence ATGGGTGAACTCAAGCACCGCAGCCTGATCACCGCGCAGGAGCGGCTTCGCGACCAGGTCGCCCATCAACTGCGCGCGGCCCTGATCGCGGGGGAGCTGTGCCCGGGGTCGGTCTACTCGGCACCGGGCCTCGCCGCGGACTTCGGGGTCTCCGCCACCCCGGTACGCGAGGCGATGCTCGACCTCGCCCGCGAGGGGCTGGTCGAGCCGGTACGCAACAAGGGCTTCCGGATCACCGAGGTGAGCGAGCGCGACCTCGACCAGTACACCGAGATCCGTGCCCTGATCGAGGTCCCGGTCGTCGGCCAGGTCACCCGTACCGCCGACCCGGCACAGCTGGAGGCCCTGCGCCCGGCCGCCTTGGAGATCGTCGCCGCCGCCCGCGGGCACGACCTCATCGGCTACCTGGAGGCCGACCGCCGCTTCCACCTCGAACTGCTCGGCCTCAGCGGCAACGACCGCCTGGTCGAGACGGTCGGGGACCTGCGCAAGCGCTCCCGTCTCTACGGCCTCACCCGCCTCGACGAGCGCAATCAACTGCTGCCCTCTGCCGAGGAGCACGTCGAACTGCTCGATGTGATGCTGACGGGTGACGCCGAGGCGGCCGAGGCCTGTATGGCCCGCCACCTCGGTCATGTCCGCTCGCTGTGGGCCCAGGGCCGCGAGGAACCGCTGGTACCGCGGCCGCAGCGGGCGCAGGCCGCCCGCCGGGGCTGA
- a CDS encoding proline racemase family protein, producing MRTRHVFHAVDSHTEGMPTRVITGGIGTVPGATMAERRLHFAEHRDALRTLLMYEPRGHAAMSGAILQPPTRPDADYGVLFIEVSGFLPMCGHGTIGVATVLVETGMVEVQEPVTRVRLDTPAGLVTAEVQVRDGAATAVTLTNVPAFCAGLDRKIAVPGYGTLSYDLAYGGNFYAILPLDSVGLPFDRARKDDILAAGLALMEAVNATDRPVHPEDERIGGLKHIYFAAPGSNAARSRHAMAIHPGWFDRSPCGTGTSARMAQLHARGELPLHQDFVNESFIGTEFTGRLVSSTTAGPFPAVVPTVTGRAWVTGTAQYFLDPSDPFPAGFML from the coding sequence ATGCGCACCCGCCACGTCTTCCACGCCGTCGACTCCCACACCGAGGGCATGCCCACCCGCGTCATCACCGGCGGCATCGGCACCGTCCCCGGCGCCACCATGGCCGAGCGCCGGCTGCACTTCGCCGAGCACCGCGACGCCCTCCGCACCCTGCTGATGTACGAGCCGCGCGGCCATGCCGCCATGAGCGGCGCGATCCTCCAGCCGCCGACCCGGCCCGACGCCGACTACGGCGTCCTGTTCATCGAGGTCTCCGGCTTCCTCCCGATGTGCGGTCACGGCACGATCGGTGTGGCCACCGTCCTCGTCGAGACCGGCATGGTGGAGGTCCAAGAACCCGTGACCAGGGTGCGGCTCGACACCCCCGCCGGGCTGGTCACCGCGGAGGTGCAGGTGAGGGACGGGGCGGCCACGGCCGTCACCCTCACCAATGTGCCCGCCTTCTGCGCCGGACTGGACCGCAAGATCGCCGTCCCGGGCTACGGCACACTGAGCTATGACCTCGCCTACGGTGGCAACTTCTACGCGATCCTGCCGCTGGACAGCGTCGGCCTGCCCTTCGACCGGGCCCGCAAGGACGACATCCTCGCCGCCGGACTCGCCCTCATGGAGGCCGTGAACGCCACCGACCGGCCGGTCCATCCCGAGGACGAGCGGATCGGCGGCCTCAAGCACATCTACTTCGCCGCGCCGGGGTCGAACGCCGCCCGCTCCCGGCACGCGATGGCCATCCACCCCGGGTGGTTCGACCGCTCGCCGTGCGGTACGGGCACCTCCGCGCGGATGGCGCAGCTGCACGCACGCGGCGAACTCCCGCTCCACCAGGACTTCGTCAACGAGTCGTTCATCGGAACGGAGTTCACCGGCCGCCTCGTCTCCAGCACCACGGCCGGCCCGTTCCCGGCCGTCGTGCCCACCGTCACCGGCCGGGCCTGGGTGACCGGCACCGCGCAGTACTTCCTCGACCCGTCCGATCCGTTCCCCGCGGGGTTCATGCTGTGA
- a CDS encoding dihydrodipicolinate synthase family protein: MVTRTRTRPWHGIMVATTLPFRDDLSVDHDAYADQVARLLAAGCDGVVPNGSLGEYQTLTDDERARVVRTAVAAAGGGDRVMPGVSAYGSAASRRWAEQAAEAGAGSVLLLPPNGYRAEPEAVRAHFAEVAAAGLPVVAYNNPFDTKVDLTPGLLAELYADGSIVAVKEFSGDVRRAYEIAEVVPELDLLIGADDVLLELALAGAVGWIAGFPNALPEACGTLYRAALAGDLDTARPLYRALHPLLRWDSRPEFVQAIKLAMDLAGHRGGPTRPPRSPLTAEHAAALRAATGKLLADGHH, translated from the coding sequence ATGGTCACCCGCACCCGCACCCGTCCCTGGCACGGCATCATGGTTGCCACCACCCTCCCCTTCCGTGACGACCTCTCCGTCGACCACGACGCCTACGCCGACCAGGTGGCCCGGCTGCTCGCCGCCGGCTGCGACGGTGTCGTCCCCAACGGCTCCCTCGGCGAATACCAGACGCTCACCGACGACGAGCGCGCCCGGGTCGTCCGTACCGCCGTGGCGGCCGCCGGCGGTGGCGACCGGGTGATGCCCGGTGTCTCCGCCTACGGCAGCGCCGCCTCGCGCCGGTGGGCCGAGCAGGCCGCCGAGGCGGGCGCCGGATCCGTTCTGCTGCTGCCGCCCAACGGCTACCGTGCCGAACCGGAGGCGGTCCGTGCCCACTTCGCCGAGGTCGCCGCGGCCGGCCTGCCCGTCGTCGCCTACAACAACCCTTTCGACACCAAGGTCGACCTCACCCCCGGCCTCCTCGCCGAGCTGTACGCCGACGGAAGCATCGTCGCCGTGAAGGAGTTCAGCGGTGATGTCCGCAGGGCCTACGAGATCGCCGAAGTCGTCCCGGAACTGGACCTGTTGATCGGAGCCGACGACGTCCTGCTCGAACTCGCCCTCGCCGGGGCCGTCGGCTGGATCGCGGGCTTCCCCAATGCACTGCCCGAGGCGTGCGGCACCCTCTACCGTGCCGCCCTCGCCGGTGACCTCGACACCGCGCGGCCGCTCTACCGCGCCCTGCACCCGCTGTTGCGCTGGGACTCCCGGCCCGAGTTCGTGCAGGCGATCAAGCTCGCCATGGACCTCGCCGGACACCGCGGCGGCCCGACCCGCCCGCCGCGCTCCCCGCTCACCGCCGAGCACGCGGCCGCGCTCCGCGCCGCCACCGGAAAGCTCCTCGCCGACGGCCACCACTGA
- a CDS encoding FAD-dependent oxidoreductase — MPTSPSDPHDLVVIGAGPAGLAATVTAAGFGLRVALVDAAARPGGQFYRQPAPGLGAARPEALHHSWRAFARRTARLDAQVAAGRVHHFAAHHVWAVTRDPAHWTVHAVTGPDGGQGRAEVRARHVLLATGAYERQLPFPGWTVPGVVGAGGAQAMLKAGLVLPGRRIVVAGSGPLLLAVAGSLAAAGATVPVVAEASGYAGYARAPRTLAVNPRKLAEGAGHAVTLLRHGVRLRSRSAVTAVHGTDRVEAVTLTRIDRDWRPVPGTGLRIPCDALAVGHGLVPQLEPATALGCATRRTPDGTWALVLDHQQRTTVDGVWAAGEAGGIGGAELAFVEGEVAAYSIAGRGVHGSLRRRRDRLRRFARTMAAAHAPRPGWTGWLREDTEVCRCEEVTAGRILDAVSGLGARDTRTVKLLTRAGMGWCQGRMCGPAVARLAGGGGPAADRRPLACPVVLGELADGQG; from the coding sequence ATGCCGACCTCACCGTCTGACCCCCACGACCTCGTGGTCATCGGCGCGGGGCCGGCCGGGCTCGCCGCCACCGTCACCGCCGCCGGCTTCGGACTGCGGGTGGCCCTCGTCGACGCGGCAGCGCGGCCCGGCGGACAGTTCTACCGGCAGCCGGCCCCCGGGCTGGGCGCCGCCCGCCCCGAGGCCCTGCACCACTCCTGGCGCGCCTTCGCGCGGCGTACCGCGCGGCTGGACGCGCAAGTCGCCGCGGGCCGGGTGCACCACTTCGCGGCACACCACGTCTGGGCCGTCACCCGGGACCCGGCGCACTGGACCGTGCACGCGGTGACCGGACCCGACGGCGGGCAGGGCCGGGCCGAGGTGAGGGCACGGCACGTGCTCCTCGCCACCGGCGCGTACGAGCGCCAACTCCCCTTCCCCGGCTGGACGGTGCCCGGTGTCGTGGGAGCGGGAGGCGCGCAGGCCATGCTCAAGGCGGGGCTGGTGCTGCCGGGGCGGCGGATCGTGGTCGCCGGCAGCGGGCCGCTGCTGCTCGCTGTCGCCGGCTCGCTCGCCGCGGCCGGCGCCACCGTGCCGGTGGTCGCCGAGGCGAGCGGCTACGCCGGATACGCCCGGGCCCCGCGCACGCTTGCCGTCAACCCCCGCAAGCTCGCAGAAGGGGCCGGTCACGCGGTGACCCTGCTCCGCCACGGCGTACGCCTCCGCTCCCGCAGCGCGGTCACCGCCGTGCACGGCACCGACCGGGTCGAGGCCGTCACCCTGACCAGGATCGACCGGGACTGGCGGCCGGTGCCCGGGACCGGACTGCGCATCCCCTGCGATGCGCTCGCCGTCGGGCACGGGCTCGTACCGCAACTGGAGCCGGCCACGGCACTGGGCTGCGCCACCCGCCGCACTCCGGACGGCACCTGGGCGCTGGTGCTCGACCACCAGCAGCGGACCACGGTCGACGGCGTCTGGGCGGCCGGTGAGGCCGGGGGCATCGGGGGTGCGGAACTCGCCTTTGTGGAAGGTGAGGTGGCGGCGTACAGCATTGCGGGCCGGGGAGTTCACGGCTCGCTGCGCCGCCGCCGGGACCGGCTGCGGCGGTTCGCCCGGACCATGGCCGCCGCCCATGCGCCGCGCCCCGGCTGGACCGGCTGGCTCCGCGAGGACACCGAGGTCTGCCGGTGCGAGGAGGTCACGGCCGGCCGGATCCTGGACGCCGTATCGGGTCTCGGTGCCCGCGACACCCGTACCGTCAAGCTGCTGACCCGGGCCGGAATGGGCTGGTGCCAGGGGCGGATGTGCGGCCCCGCGGTGGCCCGTCTCGCGGGCGGGGGCGGACCCGCGGCCGACCGCAGACCCCTCGCCTGTCCCGTCGTTCTGGGAGAACTCGCGGACGGACAGGGCTAG
- a CDS encoding (2Fe-2S)-binding protein produces the protein MTRRRTPADVVRAAPGPAFEIRFDGRPLPALPGQSIAAALWAAGVLSWRTTRRDGRPRGAFCGIGSCFDCLATVNGRPNQRACLVPARPGDTITTQEGHGHADLTV, from the coding sequence ATGACCCGTCGCCGCACCCCCGCCGACGTCGTACGGGCCGCGCCGGGACCGGCGTTCGAGATTCGTTTCGACGGGCGGCCGCTCCCCGCACTGCCCGGTCAGAGCATCGCCGCCGCGCTCTGGGCGGCCGGTGTGCTCTCCTGGCGGACCACACGACGCGACGGGCGGCCGCGCGGGGCCTTCTGCGGGATCGGCTCCTGCTTCGACTGTCTGGCCACCGTCAACGGCCGGCCCAACCAACGCGCCTGCCTGGTGCCCGCCCGGCCCGGGGACACGATCACCACCCAGGAAGGACACGGGCATGCCGACCTCACCGTCTGA